The following coding sequences lie in one Paenibacillus durus ATCC 35681 genomic window:
- a CDS encoding NAD(P)H-dependent glycerol-3-phosphate dehydrogenase: MSDKVAVLVAGSWGTALASVLAANHPKVYLWTRNASQSEEINARHTNERYLPGAVLPENITATTDMAEAVTDAKAVVIVAPSSGMRQVARSLKTHWKEEMLCVHATKGFETESMKRMSTVISEELGCNEDRIVVLSGPSHAEEVVRHCPTTVVVASLDEKAAIRAQDLFMNNDFRVYTNRDMLGVELAGALKNIIALGAGMSDGLGYGDNAKAALITRGIAEISRVGVELGANPLTFAGLAGIGDLVVTATSKHSRNWRAGSLLGQGKPLDEVLGSMGMVVEGIRTTQAAYAISAKLGVQMPITDQIYHVLFLGRSPREAVEALMGRDPKAELESISQETWEQWHT; the protein is encoded by the coding sequence TTGTCTGACAAAGTCGCCGTACTCGTCGCGGGCAGTTGGGGAACAGCGCTGGCAAGCGTTCTGGCGGCGAACCATCCAAAGGTCTATCTATGGACGCGGAACGCATCCCAGTCGGAGGAGATCAACGCCAGGCATACGAACGAGCGTTATTTGCCGGGAGCGGTTCTTCCCGAGAACATTACCGCGACAACCGATATGGCAGAGGCTGTGACGGACGCCAAAGCGGTCGTCATCGTGGCTCCTTCATCGGGCATGCGTCAGGTCGCCCGCAGTTTGAAGACTCACTGGAAGGAAGAGATGCTCTGCGTCCATGCGACCAAAGGCTTTGAGACAGAGAGCATGAAACGGATGTCCACGGTTATATCCGAGGAGCTTGGCTGTAATGAAGACCGTATCGTTGTCCTCTCCGGCCCGAGCCATGCGGAGGAGGTCGTCCGCCATTGTCCGACAACGGTCGTCGTCGCATCGCTGGATGAGAAAGCCGCGATACGGGCTCAGGATTTGTTCATGAACAATGACTTCCGTGTATACACAAATCGCGATATGCTTGGCGTGGAGTTGGCTGGAGCGCTCAAGAACATCATTGCACTCGGCGCGGGAATGTCCGACGGCCTCGGTTACGGCGATAACGCCAAGGCGGCGCTGATTACCCGGGGCATCGCGGAAATCTCCCGCGTAGGTGTAGAGCTTGGGGCGAACCCTCTGACATTCGCCGGTCTCGCCGGAATCGGCGACCTGGTCGTAACGGCGACAAGCAAGCACAGCCGCAACTGGCGGGCAGGCTCGCTGCTCGGACAGGGCAAGCCGCTGGATGAGGTGCTGGGTTCGATGGGCATGGTGGTAGAAGGCATACGCACAACCCAGGCAGCCTACGCAATCTCCGCCAAATTGGGCGTACAAATGCCGATTACGGACCAGATTTATCATGTGCTGTTCCTTGGCCGGAGTCCGCGGGAAGCGGTCGAAGCGCTTATGGGACGCGATCCGAAAGCCGAACTCGAGTCCATCTCCCAGGAAACATGGGAGCAATGGCATACATGA
- the plsY gene encoding glycerol-3-phosphate 1-O-acyltransferase PlsY has protein sequence MAFEIVVIVVSYLLGSVSFSVLLARLIKGIDIRHYGSGNAGATNTLRVLGTGPAILVLALDVLKGIAAVWLGVWAGGWGGWVSVACGIAAIIGHNWPLYFHFKGGKGIATTIGVMATVAFFPALYAGIIAILSIVVTRYVSLGSLLFVALTPVFLLFTGFTYPVLWTSLIIAVFAFWRHRTNIIKIAQRRENKIGSKSKGGKRVV, from the coding sequence GTGGCGTTTGAAATCGTAGTAATTGTTGTTAGTTATCTGCTTGGCTCCGTCAGCTTTAGCGTGCTGCTGGCAAGGCTGATTAAGGGCATTGATATCCGCCATTACGGCAGCGGTAACGCGGGAGCAACCAACACACTGCGGGTTCTTGGAACAGGACCTGCCATACTGGTGCTTGCTCTGGACGTGCTTAAAGGCATTGCCGCCGTTTGGCTCGGGGTATGGGCAGGCGGATGGGGAGGCTGGGTCTCCGTCGCATGCGGTATTGCGGCGATTATCGGGCACAACTGGCCGCTTTACTTTCATTTCAAAGGCGGGAAAGGCATCGCGACGACGATTGGTGTCATGGCGACAGTAGCCTTTTTTCCCGCGCTTTACGCAGGAATTATCGCTATTCTGTCCATCGTTGTCACCCGTTACGTCTCGCTCGGGTCCCTTCTGTTCGTTGCATTGACGCCGGTGTTCCTGCTGTTCACCGGGTTTACATATCCGGTTCTGTGGACCAGCCTGATCATCGCTGTCTTTGCATTCTGGCGGCACCGGACGAATATAATTAAAATTGCGCAGCGGCGCGAGAATAAAATCGGCTCCAAGTCCAAAGGAGGGAAGCGCGTTGTCTGA
- the der gene encoding ribosome biogenesis GTPase Der: MARPVVAIVGRPNVGKSTIFNRLIGDRLAIVEDKPGITRDRIYGVSEWNGKAFSVIDTGGIEIDGEDMILKSIRIQAELAIEEADLIVFMCEAKSGLTNADEEVAQLLFRSGKPVVLAINKVDNMKRAEDIYEFYSLGFGDPIGISGSHGTGIGDLLDEVTERLPEPQDEEYDEDVIRVALIGRPNVGKSSLVNAILGEERVIVSDVAGTTRDAIDTPFERDGQRYVLIDTAGMRKRGKVYETTEKYSVMRAMRAIERADVVLVVINGEEGIIDQDKHIAGYAHDAGKASMFVVNKWDVVEKDDKTMQQFENKIRDHFLFMTYAPVVFLSALTKQRLHKLLPIVQHVAQQHSLRIATHLLNDVVSDAVAINPPPTDKGRRLRINYVTQVAVKPPTIVVFVNDPSLMHFSYERYLENKIRGAFDFEGTPIRIFTRRKSDDE; encoded by the coding sequence ATGGCAAGACCCGTTGTGGCCATCGTAGGAAGGCCCAATGTAGGGAAATCAACGATTTTTAACCGGCTAATCGGTGACCGGCTGGCTATTGTAGAGGATAAACCCGGAATCACCCGCGACCGGATATATGGGGTATCGGAATGGAACGGCAAGGCGTTCAGCGTAATTGATACGGGTGGCATCGAGATCGATGGTGAGGATATGATTCTGAAATCCATCCGTATTCAGGCGGAGCTGGCGATCGAAGAAGCGGATCTTATCGTATTTATGTGTGAAGCGAAGAGCGGACTGACCAATGCGGATGAAGAAGTGGCTCAGCTGCTGTTCCGGTCAGGCAAGCCGGTCGTACTCGCAATCAACAAAGTGGACAATATGAAGCGGGCTGAGGATATCTATGAATTCTACAGCCTAGGTTTCGGAGATCCGATCGGCATCTCCGGCAGCCACGGCACGGGAATCGGCGATTTGCTGGATGAGGTTACGGAGCGGCTTCCGGAGCCGCAGGACGAGGAATACGACGAGGATGTGATCCGCGTTGCGTTGATCGGCCGCCCAAATGTGGGCAAATCGTCCTTGGTTAATGCGATTCTCGGCGAGGAACGCGTTATTGTCAGCGATGTTGCGGGAACGACCCGCGATGCAATCGATACGCCGTTTGAACGTGACGGACAACGCTATGTGCTGATCGATACCGCCGGGATGCGCAAGCGCGGCAAAGTGTATGAAACGACGGAGAAATACAGCGTTATGCGCGCCATGCGGGCCATTGAACGAGCGGATGTCGTGCTCGTCGTTATTAACGGTGAAGAGGGCATCATCGATCAGGATAAGCATATCGCCGGTTACGCGCATGACGCCGGCAAGGCATCGATGTTCGTGGTCAATAAGTGGGATGTTGTCGAGAAGGACGATAAGACGATGCAGCAATTCGAGAACAAGATCCGCGACCATTTCTTGTTCATGACTTATGCGCCGGTTGTCTTCCTGTCCGCGCTGACGAAACAGCGCCTGCATAAGCTGTTGCCTATTGTGCAGCATGTCGCGCAGCAGCATTCCCTGCGCATCGCGACACATCTTCTCAACGATGTTGTCTCGGATGCCGTCGCGATCAATCCGCCGCCGACCGATAAGGGACGCCGTCTGCGTATCAATTATGTGACTCAGGTGGCCGTGAAGCCGCCGACGATTGTGGTGTTCGTCAACGATCCTTCGCTGATGCACTTCTCCTATGAACGTTACCTGGAGAATAAAATCCGCGGTGCGTTTGATTTTGAGGGGACGCCGATCCGAATCTTTACACGGCGCAAATCCGACGATGAATAG
- the rpsA gene encoding 30S ribosomal protein S1, which translates to MSEEIRNQEAAENNESVEAVDSAASNQEEIASQDALEQIISLKKGDTVKGTIVKIEDNQAYVSIGYKYDGVIPIRELSSVQLDNAASAVEVGQEVECKVVSINDNKESLVLSKRAVDSEKSWDDLEKYYNSQESFEVTVADVVKGGLVADVGARGFIPASMVERHFVEDFSDYKGRTLRVKVKELDRENGKVILSAKEVLEEEFEANKQRIMAELTEGEIIEGTVQRLTQFGAFVDVGGVDGLVHVSEIAWSHVDKPSDVISEGDKVRVKVLKVDPEKGKISLSIKAATPGPWDTASDKIHIGDVVTGEVKRLVNFGAFVELFPGVEGLVHISQISHKHIGTPHEVLKEGQEVQVKVLDFNPSEKRVSLSIKETEEAPAPAAKPERSRDRAPKEVLDNPNVSLSNQGLSFTLAERFGDKLDKFKGK; encoded by the coding sequence ATGTCTGAAGAAATAAGAAATCAGGAAGCTGCGGAGAACAACGAATCCGTAGAGGCGGTAGATTCCGCTGCTAGCAATCAAGAGGAAATCGCAAGCCAGGATGCGCTGGAGCAAATCATTTCCTTGAAAAAAGGCGACACCGTGAAAGGAACGATCGTCAAAATCGAAGATAACCAAGCTTATGTGAGCATTGGATATAAATATGACGGCGTCATTCCGATTCGCGAATTGTCTTCCGTTCAACTCGACAATGCCGCTTCGGCTGTTGAAGTCGGACAAGAAGTGGAGTGCAAGGTTGTCAGCATCAACGACAACAAGGAAAGCCTTGTTCTTTCCAAACGCGCAGTGGACAGCGAGAAATCCTGGGACGACCTGGAGAAATACTACAATTCTCAAGAGTCTTTCGAAGTCACCGTGGCCGACGTTGTCAAAGGCGGTCTGGTTGCCGACGTGGGCGCCCGCGGATTTATCCCTGCTTCCATGGTTGAGCGTCATTTCGTTGAAGATTTCAGCGATTACAAAGGACGTACGCTTCGCGTAAAAGTGAAAGAGCTTGACCGTGAGAACGGAAAGGTTATTCTCTCCGCGAAGGAAGTGCTCGAAGAGGAATTCGAAGCTAACAAGCAAAGAATTATGGCTGAGCTCACCGAAGGCGAAATCATCGAAGGTACGGTACAGCGTCTGACTCAATTCGGCGCGTTTGTCGATGTGGGCGGCGTTGATGGACTCGTTCACGTCTCCGAAATCGCTTGGAGCCATGTCGACAAACCTTCCGATGTGATTTCCGAAGGCGACAAGGTTCGTGTAAAAGTGCTGAAAGTCGATCCGGAAAAAGGCAAAATCAGCCTGAGTATCAAAGCGGCAACGCCTGGTCCTTGGGACACGGCTTCCGACAAAATCCATATCGGCGATGTGGTAACCGGCGAAGTAAAACGTCTTGTCAACTTCGGCGCGTTCGTTGAACTCTTCCCTGGCGTAGAGGGTCTTGTGCATATCTCGCAAATTTCCCATAAGCATATCGGCACACCGCATGAAGTGCTTAAGGAAGGACAGGAAGTTCAAGTGAAGGTACTGGATTTCAATCCGTCCGAGAAGCGCGTCTCCTTAAGCATTAAGGAAACGGAAGAAGCTCCGGCGCCTGCTGCCAAGCCGGAAAGAAGCAGAGACCGTGCTCCTAAAGAAGTGCTCGACAACCCCAATGTTTCGCTTAGCAACCAAGGACTCAGCTTTACGCTGGCCGAACGTTTCGGCGACAAGCTGGACAAATTCAAGGGGAAATAA
- a CDS encoding lysophospholipid acyltransferase family protein, producing the protein MIYVICRGLLRLIYSVLFPLKTVGMENIPKEGGVLLCGNHISNLDPMTMGIKLERKVNYMAKAELFNVPVLGWLVRQLGAFPVKRGGVSKESIKTALNLLRSGQVMGIFPEGTRNSDAGIAKKGAATFALRSGAAVVPAAITGHYKPFRRMVVVYGAPIDLSEYAAGGSDSAEAVTDLIMARIREMLETGKPSGK; encoded by the coding sequence ATGATTTATGTCATTTGCCGAGGATTGCTTCGCTTGATTTATTCCGTTCTGTTTCCGCTAAAGACGGTGGGAATGGAGAATATTCCGAAAGAGGGCGGAGTGCTGCTCTGCGGCAACCACATCAGCAACCTTGATCCCATGACAATGGGTATTAAGCTGGAGCGCAAAGTGAACTACATGGCCAAGGCGGAGCTGTTCAACGTTCCGGTTCTCGGCTGGCTGGTCAGACAGCTTGGCGCTTTTCCGGTTAAACGCGGCGGCGTAAGCAAGGAATCCATTAAAACGGCGCTTAATTTACTCCGCAGTGGTCAGGTAATGGGTATTTTCCCGGAAGGGACGCGGAACAGCGATGCTGGAATTGCCAAAAAGGGAGCGGCAACCTTTGCCCTCCGCAGCGGCGCGGCAGTTGTTCCAGCGGCGATAACCGGCCATTACAAGCCATTTCGCCGGATGGTCGTCGTTTACGGCGCTCCGATTGATCTGAGCGAATATGCCGCAGGCGGCAGCGATTCGGCTGAAGCGGTTACCGATCTTATCATGGCCCGGATTCGCGAGATGCTGGAAACCGGCAAGCCAAGCGGGAAATAA
- the cmk gene encoding (d)CMP kinase has product MVRQGTHIADKINVAIDGPAGAGKSTVARMVAQKLSYIYVDTGAMYRAVTWYMIRKDIMPDDHDNVLQTVRNMVIELIPGEDVQKVIINGEDATPHIRSLQVSGMVSQYAKIESIRTRLSQLQREMAIGKGVVMDGRDIGTTVLPDAEVKVFMTASVEERALRRYKELKDAEQVTLEQLENDIAQRDLLDQNREISPLRRADDSILLDTTSMDIEQVVETIVSHCRSYARGERNH; this is encoded by the coding sequence TTGGTTAGGCAGGGGACACATATCGCTGACAAAATTAACGTCGCTATCGACGGACCTGCCGGGGCGGGCAAGAGTACAGTAGCCCGAATGGTAGCACAGAAGCTTTCTTACATTTATGTCGATACGGGAGCCATGTACCGGGCGGTGACCTGGTATATGATCCGCAAAGACATTATGCCGGATGATCATGATAACGTGCTTCAAACAGTACGAAATATGGTGATTGAATTAATACCCGGAGAAGATGTGCAGAAAGTGATAATCAACGGGGAAGACGCGACTCCCCATATCCGCAGTCTGCAGGTCAGCGGCATGGTATCGCAGTATGCCAAGATTGAGTCCATCCGAACAAGGCTGAGCCAGCTGCAGCGCGAGATGGCGATTGGCAAAGGGGTCGTAATGGACGGCCGCGATATCGGCACAACCGTACTGCCGGATGCCGAAGTGAAAGTTTTCATGACGGCAAGCGTGGAGGAGCGGGCGCTCCGCCGCTACAAGGAGCTGAAGGATGCGGAACAGGTGACTCTGGAGCAGCTTGAGAACGATATTGCGCAGCGCGACCTTCTTGATCAGAATCGGGAAATTTCGCCGCTTCGGCGCGCGGATGACAGCATTTTGCTCGATACGACGTCGATGGATATCGAACAGGTTGTGGAGACAATCGTGTCCCACTGCAGATCTTATGCCCGCGGGGAGAGAAATCATTAA
- a CDS encoding flagellar brake protein, with the protein MYPKINDQLFIQVASSDAFESEIEYRSRITELEDEAFLIEIPMQESSGRLKKLYIGDELSVYFMSEGGIKNYFYTHVLGFKEDVIRMVRVHKPAKDEVLKIQRRSFLRVSAELELAVRTAAGIRFLVRTEDIGGGGTSFWTDVSVPLEVGDRLECWLLIPYRNGSNEHAYFEAEVVRMKELDNGRSVAMLKFVNILDGERQKIIRFCFERQFDFRNR; encoded by the coding sequence TTGTATCCCAAAATTAACGACCAACTGTTCATCCAGGTAGCATCCAGCGACGCCTTCGAATCGGAAATCGAATACCGGTCCAGAATAACTGAACTGGAGGATGAAGCATTTCTGATAGAAATTCCGATGCAGGAAAGCAGCGGACGCCTTAAGAAACTGTATATCGGGGATGAGCTGTCGGTTTATTTTATGAGCGAGGGCGGAATCAAGAATTATTTTTATACGCATGTGCTCGGTTTCAAGGAAGACGTCATCCGAATGGTGCGGGTGCACAAGCCGGCGAAGGATGAGGTTCTGAAAATACAAAGACGAAGCTTCCTGCGTGTCAGCGCAGAGCTGGAGCTGGCTGTCAGAACAGCGGCGGGCATTCGCTTTCTCGTTCGGACCGAAGATATCGGCGGCGGCGGAACTTCATTTTGGACGGATGTAAGCGTTCCGCTTGAAGTGGGGGATCGGCTGGAGTGCTGGCTTCTTATCCCTTACCGTAACGGATCGAACGAACATGCTTACTTCGAAGCCGAGGTGGTGCGGATGAAAGAGCTCGATAACGGTCGGAGTGTGGCCATGCTCAAGTTCGTTAACATCTTGGATGGCGAACGTCAGAAAATTATCCGCTTCTGCTTCGAGCGGCAGTTTGATTTCCGCAACCGTTAA
- the ypeB gene encoding germination protein YpeB, whose product MYKRMSAVLFPLTLILLIGALVWGYQENQEKNAVLLKAENQYQRSFHDLSYHMERLHGELGNVLAVSSTSDGMHRKSLTNVWRITSQAQSEINQLPLTLLPFSKTEEFLSKISNFSYKAAVRDYKTKPISDGEMKNLKALYKNSGEISKNLQEVQHKVITNHLRWMDVESALATEKKAEDNTIIDGFKTVDKRVSAYPELNWGPSVASVYNKRAVKKLNGPPVSPEDIRRKALKYADLGSGAKVHVTENGKGTEWESYTATVSGANEIVSMDFTKKGGLLISYHNDREVGAPKVSMDDAVVKAGEFLKRKGYSNMTPVSADRYGNMGNFTFVTKQNGVLIYPEKITVRVGLDNGHATGFQSSDYVNEHQEKNRKITKPRMSLAEVRKKLNPDLRETYNRLALIENDEGQEVLTYEFGGRINGSKYRLYLNADTGIEESVEEIRTPSGAQKK is encoded by the coding sequence ATGTACAAAAGAATGAGTGCCGTATTGTTTCCGTTAACTTTGATTCTGCTCATCGGGGCGCTTGTGTGGGGCTATCAGGAGAATCAAGAGAAGAACGCGGTTTTGCTGAAAGCGGAAAATCAATACCAGCGGTCCTTCCATGATCTGTCTTATCATATGGAGCGGCTGCATGGCGAATTGGGCAACGTGCTTGCCGTCAGCTCGACCTCCGATGGAATGCACCGCAAGTCTCTAACGAATGTGTGGCGGATAACCAGCCAGGCGCAGAGCGAGATCAACCAGCTCCCGCTGACCCTGCTGCCTTTCAGCAAGACGGAGGAATTCCTCTCCAAGATCTCCAACTTCTCGTACAAGGCGGCAGTGCGCGACTACAAAACTAAGCCTATATCCGATGGGGAAATGAAAAATCTGAAGGCTTTGTATAAAAACTCCGGCGAAATTTCGAAGAATCTTCAGGAGGTACAACACAAGGTCATTACGAATCACCTGCGGTGGATGGATGTTGAGTCGGCGCTGGCAACGGAGAAAAAAGCCGAGGACAACACGATCATCGACGGTTTCAAAACAGTGGATAAAAGGGTGAGCGCCTATCCGGAGCTGAATTGGGGGCCATCCGTGGCCAGCGTTTACAATAAACGTGCCGTCAAAAAGCTGAACGGTCCTCCCGTCTCCCCTGAAGATATCCGCCGCAAGGCGCTGAAGTATGCGGATCTCGGCAGCGGAGCCAAAGTACACGTTACCGAGAACGGAAAAGGCACGGAATGGGAATCGTATACGGCGACGGTAAGCGGAGCAAATGAAATAGTGAGCATGGATTTCACAAAAAAAGGCGGGCTGCTGATTTCTTATCACAATGACCGCGAGGTTGGCGCCCCGAAGGTATCCATGGATGATGCCGTTGTGAAAGCCGGAGAATTCCTGAAACGCAAAGGGTACTCGAACATGACGCCCGTCAGCGCCGACCGTTACGGAAATATGGGCAATTTCACTTTTGTGACGAAGCAGAACGGCGTGCTGATCTATCCTGAAAAAATAACGGTGCGCGTCGGACTCGACAACGGCCATGCCACCGGTTTTCAGTCCAGCGATTATGTCAATGAGCATCAGGAGAAGAACCGCAAAATTACGAAGCCCCGAATGAGTCTTGCCGAAGTGCGGAAAAAGCTTAACCCGGATCTCCGGGAGACCTATAACCGCCTCGCCTTGATTGAGAATGACGAGGGTCAGGAAGTGCTCACTTACGAATTTGGCGGCCGGATTAACGGTTCCAAGTATCGCCTATATCTGAATGCAGACACCGGTATCGAAGAATCGGTTGAAGAGATCCGGACCCCTTCCGGCGCCCAGAAGAAATAA
- the prsW gene encoding glutamic-type intramembrane protease PrsW has protein sequence MLLLSVVSSAVAPGLALLIYFYLKDKYDQEPLHMVLKVFLLGLLIVFPVMIIQRGLTLGLDTGPYTESFLISAGVEECLKWFVMYHIIYNHTEFDEPYDGILYAVAISLGFATIENVMYAWYSHASLGSMFLRALLPVSGHAMFGVVMGYHLGRAKFSKGGRRRGILIVSLLLPWIWHGIYDFILNTMANYWIWYIVPLMAFLWYGGMIKVARANSLSPFRLLKREEEVNL, from the coding sequence GTGCTTTTGTTATCGGTGGTTTCGTCGGCAGTGGCACCGGGGCTTGCTCTGCTGATTTATTTTTACCTGAAGGACAAGTATGACCAGGAGCCGCTCCATATGGTGCTTAAAGTTTTTTTGCTGGGCCTGCTGATCGTCTTTCCGGTCATGATTATTCAGAGAGGACTGACGCTGGGGCTGGATACGGGTCCTTACACGGAATCATTTCTAATCTCCGCCGGAGTGGAAGAGTGCTTGAAATGGTTTGTGATGTATCACATCATCTACAATCATACCGAGTTCGACGAACCGTATGACGGCATACTCTATGCCGTGGCGATTTCGCTTGGTTTTGCGACGATTGAGAATGTGATGTACGCCTGGTACAGCCATGCTTCGCTTGGCTCCATGTTTCTTCGAGCGCTTCTTCCGGTATCGGGGCATGCCATGTTCGGTGTTGTGATGGGGTATCACCTTGGCAGAGCCAAATTCTCGAAGGGGGGCAGAAGGCGCGGCATCCTTATCGTATCGCTGCTTCTTCCTTGGATTTGGCACGGAATTTACGATTTTATTTTGAACACGATGGCAAACTATTGGATTTGGTATATCGTGCCGTTAATGGCCTTCTTATGGTATGGAGGCATGATTAAAGTGGCGCGCGCCAACAGCCTTTCGCCTTTTCGCCTGCTGAAACGGGAGGAAGAGGTTAATCTATAG
- a CDS encoding genetic competence negative regulator, translated as MRIERLSQDKIRIFLTFDDLSERGIQKEDMWQEVPKVHDLFTEMMDQAYNELGFDATGPLAVEVFALPAQGMVVIVTRGKYDHQYGSSGEEELPDEIYEMEVTLEQADSIVYAFRDFEVVVEAAHVLIGNITSAGKLYSYQDKWYLYFDPKEFEEPALSALVAVLAEFGDSSPVTEAVLNEYGKTVMAENAVQQLCAFFKRQE; from the coding sequence ATGAGAATAGAGCGTTTAAGTCAAGATAAGATACGGATTTTCCTCACTTTTGACGATCTGAGCGAGCGGGGAATCCAGAAGGAAGATATGTGGCAGGAAGTCCCCAAAGTTCATGACCTTTTTACGGAAATGATGGACCAGGCATATAATGAACTCGGATTTGACGCAACCGGTCCTCTTGCCGTGGAAGTGTTCGCTCTGCCTGCACAAGGCATGGTCGTCATCGTCACCCGGGGCAAATACGATCATCAGTACGGTTCGTCAGGTGAAGAAGAATTGCCGGATGAGATTTACGAAATGGAAGTCACCCTTGAACAGGCGGACTCCATTGTCTACGCTTTCCGCGATTTTGAAGTTGTGGTTGAAGCGGCTCATGTGCTCATCGGCAATATTACTTCCGCAGGCAAGCTGTACTCTTATCAGGATAAATGGTACCTCTATTTCGATCCGAAAGAATTTGAGGAACCCGCACTGTCAGCGCTTGTCGCCGTACTCGCGGAATTCGGCGATTCATCTCCGGTGACCGAGGCGGTACTGAACGAATATGGCAAGACGGTTATGGCGGAGAACGCCGTTCAGCAGCTTTGCGCCTTTTTCAAACGCCAGGAATAA
- a CDS encoding polysaccharide deacetylase family protein, with protein MGKQTAALLLAAFLLTSCSSTENTAPDGGKTAAPSSNASSSAALPGTSTASPSIQPSAAVGSKGPAASPEASASQAAGSVNGGANQEEQAGSGTEAQVPLLYHMNKNYDIKPNEESTNKKVVLLTFDDGPKEAKLINLIFDTLDKHKAKAIFFVNGYRIKEHPELLKLIQERGGIIGNHSWDHIVLKDKPYTAVKKQIEDVQRIVKEVTGETPVFFRPPHGAGGDVGRKIAAENGMLYMTWSNGSLDWTMKEKDTGKTEKLIKNVTDQLHPGSNILMHELPWTAEALDKLLTTLTSKGYGFADPRSIELKMR; from the coding sequence GTGGGTAAACAGACAGCTGCGCTGCTGCTTGCCGCCTTTCTGCTGACATCGTGCAGCAGTACGGAGAACACGGCTCCGGATGGCGGAAAGACGGCTGCGCCAAGCTCAAATGCTTCATCTTCAGCGGCCCTGCCCGGAACGTCTACAGCAAGTCCCTCCATACAGCCTTCTGCTGCCGTCGGCAGTAAGGGTCCTGCTGCATCGCCGGAAGCTTCCGCCTCGCAGGCTGCCGGATCGGTTAACGGCGGCGCAAATCAGGAGGAACAGGCCGGAAGCGGAACGGAAGCTCAAGTACCGCTGCTGTACCACATGAACAAGAATTACGATATTAAGCCCAATGAAGAGAGCACGAACAAAAAGGTCGTACTGCTGACGTTCGACGACGGACCTAAGGAAGCAAAGCTGATCAATTTAATCTTCGACACGCTGGATAAACATAAAGCCAAAGCGATCTTCTTCGTCAACGGGTACCGCATCAAGGAGCACCCGGAGCTGCTGAAGCTGATTCAGGAACGCGGCGGAATCATCGGCAATCATAGCTGGGATCATATCGTTCTCAAAGATAAGCCGTACACCGCCGTCAAGAAACAAATTGAAGATGTGCAAAGAATTGTAAAGGAAGTCACTGGAGAAACGCCGGTATTCTTCCGGCCTCCCCATGGGGCGGGCGGAGATGTCGGCAGAAAGATCGCTGCGGAGAACGGAATGCTGTACATGACCTGGTCGAACGGCTCCCTTGATTGGACGATGAAGGAAAAGGACACAGGCAAGACGGAAAAGCTGATCAAGAACGTTACCGATCAGCTCCATCCCGGCAGCAATATCCTGATGCACGAACTGCCGTGGACGGCCGAGGCGCTGGATAAACTGCTGACGACGCTTACGAGCAAGGGCTACGGCTTCGCCGATCCGCGCAGTATCGAGCTGAAAATGCGGTAA
- a CDS encoding CPBP family intramembrane glutamic endopeptidase, translating to MKKFKFSDIKVQKASPEQLTDRLLLINLYVTQGLTLIIGLIWVLFQKRNPFHVLNFPESINFAAWGLGLAVIMLIVDFVLTYIVPEQTMNDGGINELLFRKRPLWHIVLIAAIVSICEELLFRGAIQFAFGPYWTSILFAIIHVRYLRHWIPTGWVFASSYGLGLIYIYSGTIWAPILCHFIIDLFSGLVIRYRRES from the coding sequence ATGAAAAAATTTAAATTCAGCGACATAAAAGTACAAAAAGCATCACCGGAGCAGTTAACCGACCGGCTGCTTTTAATTAATCTTTATGTTACACAGGGCCTTACTCTTATTATCGGTTTGATCTGGGTATTATTTCAGAAAAGAAATCCTTTTCACGTGCTAAATTTTCCCGAAAGCATCAATTTTGCCGCCTGGGGACTAGGTCTCGCGGTCATTATGCTGATCGTGGACTTTGTGTTAACCTATATTGTCCCTGAACAAACCATGAATGATGGAGGGATCAACGAGCTGTTGTTCCGCAAACGGCCGCTTTGGCATATCGTGCTGATCGCCGCCATCGTGTCCATTTGCGAAGAGCTGCTGTTCCGGGGCGCCATACAGTTTGCTTTTGGGCCGTATTGGACAAGCATACTGTTTGCAATAATCCATGTGCGTTACTTAAGGCACTGGATTCCAACAGGCTGGGTATTTGCCAGCAGTTACGGCCTCGGGCTTATCTACATCTATTCCGGTACGATCTGGGCGCCTATTTTATGTCATTTCATCATCGACCTGTTCTCAGGACTGGTGATCCGCTACAGGAGGGAGTCATGA